The DNA segment GGACCTGAACGAGATCGGCGAGCCGGTGATGATGTATTGCCGCCCGGCGCCGGACTACCTGCCTGATCCCGAGTCCTGCCTGCTCACGGGCATCACGCCGCAGCTGTGCCTGGAGCGCGGCCTGCCCGAGCACGAATTCGCCGCGCGCATCGAGGCGGAGTTGGCCCGGCCCGGCACCATCGGCGTGGGCTACAACACGATCCGCTTCGACGACGAGATCACGCGCTTCATGTTCTGGCGCAACCTGATCGATCCCTATGCGCGGGAATGGCAGAACGAATGCGGCCGCTGGGACCTGCTGGACGTGGTGCGCCTGACCTACGCGCTGCGCCCCGACGGTATCGAGTGGCCGCGCAAGGAGGACGGGTCTCCCAGCCTGAAGCTCGAGCACCTGTCGCGCGCCAACGGCCTGGTGCACGAGGCGGCGCACGATGCCCTGTCGGACGTGCGCGCCACGATCGCGCTGGCGAGGCTGATCCGGCAGCGGCAGCCGAAGCTGTTCGAGTTCGCGCTCGGCCTGCGCCGCAAGGACCGCGTGGCCGCGGAACTGCGCCTGCCCGCCACGGCCGATACCGCGCGCCCCTTCCTCCACGCATCGGGCATGTTCCCGGCGGACCGGGGCTGCCTGGGCATCCTGTGGCCGCTCGCCAGCCACCCGACCAACCGCAACGAGCTGATCGCGTGGGACCTGGCGCACGACCCGTCCGAACTGGCCGGCCTGGATGCCGCGCGCATCCGCGAGCGGCTCTTCACGCGCACCGCCGACCTGCCCGAGGGCGTGGCGCGGCTGCCCGTCAAGAGCGTGCACCTGAACAAGTCCCCCATGGTGGTGGGCAACGTGAACACCCTCACGCCGGCCATGGCGCAGCGCTGGGGCATCGACATGGAGCGTGCCGCAGCCCATGCGGAGATCGCACGGGCGCTGCCCGACATGAGCGCGATCTGGGCCGAGGTGTTCGCACGGCCGAAGGACGCGCCGGCCGATGTGGACCAGGACCTGTACGGGGGCTTCGTCGGCAACGAGGACCGGCGCCGCCTGCAGCGGCTGCGCACGCTGCCGCCGCAGGAGCTGGCGCTGGCCCGGCCGGGTTTCGACGACGAGCGCCTGGAGGAGCTGGCCTGGCGCTTCCGCGCACGCAACTTCCCCGAGACGCTGGACGAGGCGGACCGCGAGCGCTGGGAAGCCCTGCGCGTGGCGCGCCTCATGGAGGGCGAGGGCGGTGGCCTGACCTTCGATGCGCTGTTCGCGCGGCTGGACACGCTGGGCGAGACGGCGGACGAGCGTGGCGAGGCGATCCTGGGAGCGCTGTATGAATATGCAGAAAGCATCGCTCCCGATTTCTGACGGGCCCGTGCCTCTGCCGGCCTCTGCGGGCGGGTTGGATGCCCTGCTGGCCTGGGCGCGTGCCTGCCCGCGGCTTTTCGTGCTCACCGGCGCGGGCTGCAGCACGGCGTCCGGCATCCCGGACTACCGGGACGAGGGCGGCGCCTGGAAGCGCTCCCCGCCGGTCACCTACCAGGCCTTCATGGGCGACGAGGCGGTGCGCCGGCGCTACTGGGCGCGCAGCATGATCGGCTGGCGCGTCATGGGCGGCGCCGCGCCCGGGGCCGCGCACCATGCCCTGGCCGCGCTGGAGGCGATGGGCCGGGTGGAGATGCTGCTCACGCAGAACGTGGACGGCCTGCACACGGCCGCGGGGCAGCAGCGGGTGATCGACCTGCACGGGCGCATCGACACGGTGCGCTGCATGGCCTGCGAGGCGCGCATGCCGCGTGCGGACCTGCAATCCTGGCTGGAGGCCCGCAACCCGGCCTGGGCGGTGCTGGAGGCGGCCGCTGCGCCGGACGGCGATGCCGACCTGGACGGCCGCGACTTTTCCGCGTTCGAATTGCCCGCCTGTCCCCATTGCGGCGGCGGTCCCCTGAAGCCGGACGTGGTGTTTTTCGGTGAAAGCGTGCCGCGCGAACGCGTGGAGGCCGCGCGGGCGGCGCTGGCCCGGTCCGACGGATTGCTCGTGGCCGGCTCTTCGCTGATGGTGTATTCGGGTTTCCGCTTCGTGCAGGCGGCCGCGGACGCCGGGCTGCCGGTGGCGGCCGTGAACCGGGGCGTGACGCGCGCCGACGGATTGATCGCGGTCAAGGTCGAGGACGACGTGGGCCGCGTGCTGGGGGCCCTGGCGCAGGCGCTGGCACCGGCCGGAGGGATGCCGCCGGGCGCATGACCCGGTGGCACGGGCGGGTTTGCGCGACGGCGCCCGCCGATGGTGCTATGGTGGCCGGATAACGCCCGGGCCGCGCCGAGAGCGCGAGCCGGGGCCCTGAGGAGACAAACCCATGCAGAGCTCCCTCCATGGCGGGGAGGCGGCGCAGGCCGCCGCCTTCGCGCCGCTGCCTTCGGCCCGCGTGATCGCCGAGTCGCACGAGCGCTCCCGCTCCTTCGGCCTGCAACGGCACGCGTCCGCCGACCTCCAGCCCCTGGCGCCCGACGCGCTCGCCTGGGCCGTGGCGCGCAACGACGCGCTTTGCGCGCATGCGCTCCCGGTCATGGAAACCCTCTCTGCGCAGATCGCGGGCACGCAGAGCATGGTGCTGCTCACCGACGCCCAGGGCGTGGTGCTGCACGCCCTGGGCGACGAGGAATTCCTCGGGCGCGCGCACCGGGTCGCGCTGCGGCCCGGGGGCACCTGGTCCGAGCGCAGCAAGGGCACGAATGCCATCGGCACGGCCCTGGCCCTGGGCGATGCGGTGCAGGTGAACGGCGACGAGCATTTCCTGGCCGCCAACCAGTTCCTCACCTGCTCCTGCGCACCCATCTGCGATCCGCTGGGCCAGGTGATTGGCGCGCTGGACGTGAGCGGCGACCGCCACCAGCAGAGTGCGCACACGCTGGCCCTGGTGCGCATGTCCGCCCGCATGGTCGAGAACCATCTCTTCGGCAAGGTCTATGAGGACGCCGTGCGGCTGCGCTTCCATGCGCGCCCGGAGTTCCTGGGCACGCTGGTGGAGGGCCTGGCCGCGTTCACGCCGGAGGGTCGCTTCCTCGCGGCCAACCGCAGCGGGCAGTTCCAGCTCGGTATGTCGGCGAACGCATTGCAGGCGCAGACCTTCCCGTCGCTCTTCGGCATGCCGATGAGCGCGCTGCTGGCCCATGCGCGCGGCGCCATGCCCCGGCCGCTGCAGCTCGCGCTGCCCGGCGGGGTGGTGGTCAATGCGATGGTGGAATTCCGCCCGAAGGGGGCGGCGGCCCTCGGCTGGATGGTGCAGGGGCGCGACGAGGATGCGCCCACGGCCGCGCCCGCTGCCCCAGCTTCCGCCACGGCCACCCGGCCGCGGCCCGTCGCCCCGGTGCCGGCCGGCGGTCCGCGCCTGTCCGGCCTGCGCTACCTGGATACGGGCGATGCGCAGCTGGCGCAGGTGATCGACCGCGTCTCGCGCGTGCTGGGCAGCGACGTGCCCATGCTCATCCTCGGCGAGACCGGCACGGGCAAGGAACTGCTGGCCCGCGCCATCCACCAGGACGGCCCGCGCGCGCGCGGGCCCTTCGTGGCGGTGAACTGCGCATCCATCCCGGAAACTCTGATCGAGGCGGAACTGTTCGGCTACGAGGAGGGCGCCTTCACGGGCGCGCGGCGCAAGGGCAGCGTGGGCAAGATCGCCCAGGCCCACGGCGGCACGCTGTTCCTGGACGAGATCGGCGACATGCCGCTGGCCATGCAGGCCCGGCTGCTGCGCGTGCTGCAGGAGCGCACCGTGGCGCCGCTCGGCTCGGCGCGGCAGATCCCGGTGGATGTGCACGTGCTTTGCGCCACCCACCGGAACCTGCGCGACATGATGGCCCGGGGGGTGTTCCGCGACGATCTCTACTACCGGCTCAACGGGCTGGTGGTGCGCCTGCCGGCGCTGCGCGAGCGCTCGGACCTGCGCGTCATCGTGCAGCGCCTCTTGCAGGCGCAGGACCGCGAGCGGGCTGCCGAAGGCTCCGCGCCCGGGTGGCCGCGGCCGCGCCGGACGGCGCCCCTGCGGGTCTCGCCGCGGGCCATGGAGCTGTTCCTGCGGCACTGCTGGCCGGGCAACCTCCGCCAGCTCTCGAATGCGCTGCGCACGGCGGCGCTGATGGCCGGCGATGCGGACGAGATCGACATCGGGCATCTGCCGGAGGACCTGTTCGATGAAGTTCCTCCTGCTGCCGCTTCCGCGGCCCCGGTGCCCGCAGGTCCCCAGGGCGATGCCGGGGCGTCGGTGTGGGGTACCGGGCCATGCCCGCCGGGCCGCAGCGCTGCACGCCGGCCCGAGCCGGCCGCGGTGCGTTCATGGGACGAGACCGTGGAAGATGCGCTGCGCCATGCGCTGTCGGTGCATGGCGGCAACGTGTCCGCCGTGGCGCGGGCGTTGGGGGTGTCGCGCAATACGGTGTACCGGCGGCTGAAGGCCATGGACGGGACGGCCGCCCATCATTGATGGCCGGGCTACGGTGTCAGTCGGGCCATTGCTCGGCCTGGCGTCCCGATACTTTCCTTTTCACGAGCGCACCCCATGCCAGGCGTCCAACCGGGCAGGCCCAGAGGATGGACAAGACCCCCACGACGATCAGCGATCCGCGATCGCCCGTGCTCGCAAACACGGCGACGGCGGCATTGAGCAGCCCCGCGATGGGCGCAATGGCGAACAGCCAGATCGCGGCCACCCCGTCGTGCTGGAGCTTCAGGCAGGCGAGCGGCACGAGGCAGAGCAGGGCGGGACTGTAGATGAGCCAGGCCAGCAGGGCATTGCCTTCACCGACGTAGGGCAGTCCGCTTGCCGAGAGGTTCAGGACGATGCCCCATGCCACGATCCCGACGGCCAGGCCCGCCCATCCGAGCAGATACCGCATGGGACTTCCGTCAAACCGCCCCGCGCGGCGGCGGCCCCAGCGCCTCGATGGCCGCCCATTCGGCATCGCCGTAGAGCCGCGAGCGGGTGAGGAACCGCAGCCCCGTGGGCCGCTCCAGCGAGAACATGCCGCCGTTGCCGGGCACGGCATCGATGATCAGGTGCGTGTGTTCCCAGTAGGCGAACTGGGATTCGCTCATGTAGAAGGGCGTGCCCGCGATCTCGCCGAGCAGCACGTCGGAATCGCCGAGCATGAATTCGCCGCGGGCGAAGCACATGGGTGCGCTGCCATCGCAGCAGCCGCCGGACTGGTGGAACATGAGCGGGCCGTGTTGCGCCTGCAGCCGCTCGATGAGGGCGACGGCCTCGGGCGTGGCCGAGACACGGGTTGCGGAACCGGGAGGTGCGGAAACGGGGGGCGCGGTCGTCGTCATGCGGTGTCTCCTGTCATGGGGTCTGCGCTTCCCGCAGTGTGCCCGAAGTGCAGCAGCGGCGCCCGCCCTGCGGCAGCCCACGCCCTGTGCCAGTGCGCAGGGCGTGTGTCTGCCGCGGTCGTCAGTGGGCCGCCATGTCCAGCACGATGCGGCCCTGGATCTGGCCCTTGTGCATGCGCGCGAACACGTCGTTGATGTTCTCCAGCTTCTCGGTCGCCACGGTGGCCTTGACCTGGCCGCGGGCCGCGAAGTCCAGCGATTCCTGCAGGTCCAGGCGCGTGCCGACGATGGAGCCGCGCACGGTGACGCCGCGCAGCACCATGTCGAAGATGGGCAGCGGGAAGTTGCCGGGCGGCAGGCCGTTGAGCGACACGGTGCCGCCGCGGCGCACCATGCCCAGCGCCTGCTCGAAGGCCTTGGGCGAGACGGCCGTGACCAGCGCGCCATGGGCGCCGCCGATCTCCTTTTGCAGATAGGCGGCCGGGTCGGTGGTCTTCGCGTTCACCGTCACGCTGGCGCCGAGTTTTTTCGCCAGTTCGAGCTTGTCGTCTTCCACGTCCACGGCCGCCACGTTCAGGCCCATGGCCTTGGCGTACTGCACGGCCATGTGGCCCAGGCCGCCGATGCCGGAGATGACCACCCAGTCGCCCGGCTTGGTGTCCGTCACCTTCAGGCCCTTGTACACGGTCACGCCCGCGCACAGCACGGGAGCGATGTCCACGAAGCCGACGTCCTTGGGCAGGTGGCCCACGAAGTTGGGGTCGGCCAGCGCGTAGTCGGCGAAACCGCCGTTGACCGAATAGCCGGTGTTGCTCTGCGATTCGCACAGGGTTTCCCAGCCGCCCAGGCAGTGGGTGCAGCAGCCGCAGGCCGAATGCAGCCACGGCACGCCCACGCGGTCGCCTTCCTTCACGTGCTTCACGTTCCTGCCGATGGCCGCGACGAAACCCACGCCCTCGTGGCCGGGAATGAACGGCGGGTTGGGCTTGACGGGCCAGTCGCCTTCGGCGGCGTGCAGGTCGGTGTGGCAGACGCCGGAGGCCTCGATCTTCACGAGGATCTGGTCATCGGCGGGCGTCGGTACCGGGGCTTCCTCGATGGTGAGGGGCTTGCCGAATTCGCGCACGACGGCGGCTTTCATGGTCTTGGGAAGCATGGAACGGGAATCCTTTCTTGTGTCGGAAGGGTTAGAACCTCGAGAAGGTTCTCAACGGGGAGGGCTGGCTTCCACCATATGCCGCCCTCCCTCGGTCGCTGCTGATGCAGGTCAAGCCGTCAGAAGAAGCCCAGCTTGTTCGGGCTGTAGCTCACGAGCAGGTTCTTGGTCTGCTGGTAGTGGTCGAGCATCATCTTGTGGTTCTCGCGGCCGATGCCGGACTGCTTGTAGCCGCCGAAGGCCGCATGCGCGGGGTAGGCGTGGTAGCAGTTGGTCCACACGCGGCCGGCCTGGATGCCGCGGCCCATGCGGAAGGCGCGCGCCCCGTCGCGGCTCCACACGCCGGCGCCCAGGCCGTAGAGCGTGTCGTTGGCGATCTCCAGCGCTTCCTCTTCGGTCTTGAAGGTGGTGACGGACACCACCGGGCCGAAGATCTCTTCCTGGAAGATGCGCATCTTGTTGTGGCCCTTGAACACCGTGGGCTTGACGTAGTAGCCTCCGGCCAGGTCGCCGCCGAGCATGTTGCGTTCGCCGCCGATGAGGCATTCGGCGCCTTCCTTCTTGCCCAGGTCGAGGTACGAGAGGATCTTCTCCAGTTGCTCCTGCGATGCCTGCGCGCCGATCATGGTGCCCTTGTCGAGCGGGTGGCCCTGGGTGATGGCGGCCACGCGCTTCAGGGCACGTTCCATGAAGCGGTCGTAGATCGATTCCTGGATCAGCACGCGGCTGGGGCAGGTGCATACTTCGCCCTGGTTCAGCGCGAACATGGCGAAGCCTTCCAGCGCCTTGTCGAAGAAGGCGTCGTCGGCGCTCATCACATCCTCGAAGAAGATGTTGGGGCTCTTGCCGCCCAGCTCCAGCGTGACCGGGATGATGTTCTGGCTGGCGTACTGCATGATGAGCCGGCCGGTCGTGGTCTCGCCCGTGAAGGCGATCTTCGCGATGCGGTTGCTGGAGGCCAGCGGCTTGCCGGCCTCCAGGCCGAAGCCGTTGACCACGTTCAGCACGCCGGCGGGCAGCAGGTCGCCGATCATCTCGAGCAGGACCAGGATGGAGGCCGGCGTCTGCTCCGCGGGCTTGAGCACCACGCAGTTGCCGGCAGCCAGGGCGGGTGCCAGCTTCCAGACAGCCATTAGGATGGGGAAGTTCCAGGGAATGATCTGGCCCACGACGCCCAGCGGCTCGTGGAAGTGGTAGGCCATCGTGTCATGGTCGATCTCGCTGATGCCGCCTTCCTGCGCCCGCACCGCGCCCGCGAAGTAGCGGAAGTGGTCGATGGCCAGGGGGATGTCGGCCGCCATGGTCTCGCGCAGCGGCTTGCCGTTGTCGATGGTTTCGGCCACCGCGATGGTCAGCAGGTTGGCTTCCATGCGGTCGGCGATCTTCAGCAGGATGTTGGCCCGGTCCGTCGTGGAGGTCTTGCCCCAGGCCGCCTTGGCCTTGTGCGCGGCGTCCAGCGCGGCGTTCACGTCCTTGTCGTTGGAACGCGGCACCGAGGTGAACACCTGGCCGTTGATGGGCGAGCTGTTCTCGAAGTACTGGCCGTCCACCGGGGGGACCCACTGGCCGCCGATGTAGTTGCCGTACTGCTTCTTGTAGGGGTTGGCGATGCCGAGGTTGGCGATTTCTGCCATGTCCATGGTGCTTGTCTCCTGTGGTGGTGGAATGTCCGGGCGGCGCACCGTGCGCTCTCCGGTGCAGGACATTGCGCAAGCCGCATGCCAGCGCATGCGCCCCGTGTTCCCTGCACCGCAGAGCCCGTCCGGGTGCTCCATGTGTTCCGTTCTGGAACAGTGGCTGCGCAGGCGTGTTGCGTGGCGGAACAGGGCGGCCGGCGGGCGCCGCCGGCCTTGCCGGGAGCGCAGGCGTGCCGCCCGGCCCGCCCGCTTGCCCGGAAGGGGCAGCCCGCGGTCCCCGGGCACCTGCGCCGCTCTTGGTGTATAACCGCGCCTCCCCGGACACCCGCGGCGCCGCGCCCCGCGCCTGCCGGCACCACCGACCCATCCCCCGAGCATGACTGACCACTACGCCGCCCTCGGTCTGAGCGCGACCGCGAGCCTGGCCGATATCAAGAAGGCGTTCCGCCAGAAGGCGGCCTTCTACCACCCCGACCGCAATCCCTCGCCGGATGCGGCCGAGCGCTTCCGCGCGGCCCAGAAGGCCTACGAAGTGCTGTCGGACGACGCCGCGCGCCAGGCCTACGACGACAACCGCCGCCGCAACCTGCTCGACGATCCGCTCCAGACGGCGCGGGAGATCTGGCAGTCCTATTTCAAGAACGTGCTTTCCTCGTGAAACCCTCTCCTTTCTTCCATGACCTGCGTTCGGCCTACCAGGCCGAGCTCGACGACCTTGCCCAGGATTCCGAAGGCAAGGACGTGCTGCGCAAGCGCCTCGCCCAGAAGCGCGGCGAGATCGCCTTCCTGGCCAAGATGATCGATTTCAGCCCCGAGATGGTCGCGGTGGCCTTCCACCAGGGCTTCCGCTTCCACCGGCCGGCCGCGCTCGATCCGCTGCTGGGGCGGGGCGGGGCGTCGGACCTGCCGGAATGGTCCGCGCTGGGCGGGGCGGTGGCGCTCGAGCCCTGGGCCCAGCCGCTGGCGGACGTGGTCCTGGCGGAGCCGTCGGGCGCGCGCTTCCTGTCGCTGGCAGCGCTGCTCGAATACCAGCGCCAGCATGCCCGCTTCGCCGGCCAGGGCACCGGCAGTGCCGAGGCCGGGGAGGGCGAAGAGGAAGAAGGCGGGGACGAGGCGGAGCAGGGCGACGACGACGAGGCCCGCTGGAGCGCCGACGACGCCAGCGAGCCCCGCAGCCATGCCGACCGCGAGGAGGCTGCCGCCGACTGGATGGCCGACCTCGGATTCGACCGCAAGGAGTAACCGCCATGTCCCGACATCTCGCCCTCATCACCCAGACCCAGGCCCTGATCGCCGCCGGCGATATCGTGGGCGCCGAGTCCGCCCTGTCCCAGCTCGCCGACGACGAGGGCGACCGCGCCCTGGTCGAGGTGCTGGACGAGCTCGCGCCCAAGGACGTGCTGGCCGTCATGCGCGAATACGACGAATCCCGCGCCTCGGTGGTCAACATGCTGGTGACGCCCCAGCAGTTCGCGCGCGCGCTGGTGCTGGAGAAGCAGTACAAGGACGCCACCCACACCTACCTGCGCAGCATGGTGAACGCCGTCGTGTTCCGCGGCGACGTGGAGCCGGTAAAGTTCCTCACCGCCATCGGCGACCTGGAAGGCGGCAGCGAGGCCCTGGCCCATTATTTCGCGGAGAAGTGGAGCCGGCTGGAGGCCTTCGCGCGCACCGGCCTCTTCGACGCCACCGAGGACTACGGCCCGGCGCTGACCGAGGACCAGCTCTTCAACGTGGCCTACGCCCCCCCGAAGGTGGACCAGGACGAGGTGGCCGACCGCGACTGGATGCAGATGGCCTGGCTGCTGCGCTACCAATGTCCGGATCTGTTCATCGAGACCCTGCTGGTGCTGCGCGCCAAGGCGCAAGCCTACGACGAAGGACTGGGCGACGACGAGACCGGCACGGACGAGGACGACGACGGCAGGTTCGAGACCAGCGAGACCGACCGCGGCAAGGCCACGCCGGCTGCGCGGGCGTCCGACGAAGAGTCGGCGATCTGAGCCGGAGGCCGCCGCGATGAGCGTTTCCGATTCCAGCCCGGCCGCAGGGGGCGCGACGGCGCTCTCGCTGCACGACGGCCGCCCGTTCTTCGAGAAGGCCCTGGTGCATGGCATCCGCCATGGCATCGTGCCGGCCGAGCGGGTGGAGGCCATCGCGGCCGAGGCACCCAAGGGCATGGTACAGATCGCCCGCTACTTCGGCACGGAGTTCCTGCGGCCCGACCTGGAGCGTGCGCGCGAGCGCATGGTGAACCTCGTCAGCCTCGACCTGATCGAGGACAGCGGCGGCGACCTCGGCCGCGCGGCGCAGAGCCTGCGCGAGCACAGTTTCCTGTCGCGCTCCAAGGCGGGATCGGACCGGCTGCGCCGCCTGATCGCGCTGCCGCAGAGCAGCAATTTCGGGTTCCTTTCGACCACCGGCGAGCCGGACGTGCAGCAGCTGTCGGTCTGGTCGCTGCGCAGCCATGCCGACTACCGCGCGGAGCTGGAGCGCCGCACCGGCATCGCCGCCGCGATCGAGGCCGCCCGCTGGTTTGCGGAACGCCTGGACCTGGACGAAAACGCGCTGGAGGCGGCCGGCGCCGAGGCCGAGGCCGTCGTCCGCATGGGCCTGTTGTGGCACTGGATGCATCCGGCAGCCGAGGCCTGGCCGCATGCCGTGTCGTTCGAGAAGCGCCTGTCCGCCATGCGGCGCAAGGGCATTCCCGCGCCGTCGCGCCTGCCGCTGCCCGGCGGCATGCCGGTCGAAGTGGCTGCCGTCGCGGACGCGCACGTCGCGGCTGTGCTGGCGGATGCTGCGCGCATCCTCGACGCGGCCACGGCGCCCCGCGCGCTGCTGCGGCCCATGGGCAGCTTCCGCGCGCGCTACTTCCTGGAGGACGATCCGCTCGCCGAGGCGGACGATTACCACCAGGGGCTGGACGCCCTGCTGGAAGCCGGGGACGACGCGGACGCAGCGCCCGCGCCGGCCAGCCGGACCTGGGAGCGGCTCACGCAGGGCCATGAGGACGAGCATTCGCTGCTCACGCTCTTGCTGTGCCTGGCGGCCGGCGTGCCGCGCAAGACCGTGCTGACCGAGAAGGCCGCCGCGAGCCTGGTGCGCCGCGTGCGCAAACACGGCTGGCAACCGGAGCTCGCCGAGGAATTCATCCGCGCGCATGCGGCCAGCGTGCGCCAGGCAAGCTACCTGGCGCTCTGGAAGTCCTTCGTGGACGAGTCTGCCACCACGCTGCTCAACCACCGGGACGAGCGCCTGGAAGAAGCGCGCGCGCTGCTGCGCCGCGAGTGCCACGTGGCGGACGGCGCGGAGTGAACGCGGAGCCGGCACCGGACGCCGGGCCGGCAGAGGCCTTCTGGCGTGACCCGGCGCTGCCCTTCGCCGAAAGCCGCCGTGCCTGCCGCAGCCGGGCCTGCTACCGGCCCCACCTGCACCCCACGTTCTCGATCGGCGCGGTGGACGGTGGACGCAGCGTGTTCACGGGTGCGGAAGGCGGCCCCGTCCCGCTGCGTGCGGGCATGCTGGTGTTCGTGCCGGCCGGGCGCGTGCATGCCTGCAACCCGGTGCCGGGCTCCGCGTGGAGCTACCAGATGCTGCACCTGGATGCGGAATGGCTCCAGGCGGTGCGCAGCGAGGCCGCCGCAGCCGTGCCGGAAGGCGGCGGCCCGGTGCGCATCGTGGACGATCCGGCCTGCCATGCGCGCTTCGCGCGCCTGAACGCACTGCTGTTTTCCCAGGCCGCGCCGCAGGACAAGGAGGCCGCGTTGATCGAATTCGTCGGCGACAGCGACGCAATGCACGGCCTGCGCATCCCGGCGCCCGCCGCCGGCCCTGGCCTGCAGGAGCGGCTGCGACCGGCGATGGAGCGCCTGCGCGACGCGCCCGCCGACAGCACGCCGCTCGATGAACTGGCCCGGCTGGCCGGCATGGGCCGCTACCAGCTGATCCGGGCGTTCAAGGCCGCCACCGGCATGACGCCCCATGCCTGGCAAATGAACCTGAGGATCAACTGCGCGCGGGCGCGCCTGCAGGACGGGGACAGCCTCGCGGACGTGGCCCATGGCCTGGGTTTCGCCGACCAGGCCCACTTCCAGCGGATGTTCAAGGCGCATGCGGGCGTGACCCCGGGGCGGTTCCGCGCCTAGCTTTCCTCCGGGTGGGGCCCGGGGCGCAATTTCATTCAATACGGCGCGCCCGGCGGCCGGCACAGTGGCGGCCTTCCTCAGCCCGCCTGCCACCCGCATGGAACAGTTCCTCCTGATCGCCGCCGCGCATTTCCTCGCCCTGCTGTCGCCGGGGCCGGACTTTTTCCTGATCGCCCGGACCTCGCTGTCGGCCGGATGGCGGACGGCTGGCGGGGCCTGCGTGGGCATCGCGCTCGCCAACGGCGTGTTCATCGTGGCGGCGTTCGCCGGCCTGTCCGCGCTGCGCGTGGGCAGCCCGTGGTTCACCGGCATCCAGCTGGCCGGTGCTGCCTACCTGCTCTACCTGGGCGTGCTGTTCATGCGCCATGCGGGCCGCAGCCGCCTGGACGTCTCCGCGGCCGCGGGCGCCTTCGCGCCAGGGCGCGGGGCCCGGTGGCGGGCCGCAGGCATGGGGTTTGTCTCGGCCGCGCTCAATCCGAAGAACGCGCTGTTCTATGCGAGCCTCGCGGCCATGCTGGCCGGACCGCAGGCCACGCCGGGATGGAAGGTGTTCTACGGCGCGTGGATGTTCTGCGCCGTGCTGCTGTGGGACCTGGCGGTCGCCGTCGCGATCGGCAACCGGGCCGTGCTGCACCGCTTCGCGCGGGCGCTGCCCTGGCTGGAGCGGGTGTCGGGCGCCGTCCTCGTCCTGGCCGGCTGCCTCGTGATCGCGATGCTCGTGCGCGGGGGATGAAAAAAAGAAAGCCGCCCCGGCGGTGCCGGGGCGGCTTGTCATCGGCCCACGGGCCGCGATGGCATCAGAGTTCGCCCAACTGCGCCTGGGCGACCGCGGGCAGGTGGCTCTTGATGAAGTTCTGGATCACGCTGCACGGCAGCAGGAACGGCCGCTGCGTGATCGTGATCGTGCAGGTCTGGCCGCTCACCATGAAGGTGCCCGCCACGGGGCCGAGCGGGGTGCCCACGGTGAACGCGCCACCGCTGGGGCCGCCGGTGATCGTGCCGCCGTGCTCATGGATCATGGTGGCGATCTTGACGAACAGCTCCTGGGCGCTGCCGGTGAAATCGACGCTGAAGGGAGGGCAGGATGCCATGGGGGTGCTCCTTCCTGGAGGTGGGGCGTCCAGGCTCAGCAGCAGCCGAACTTGTAGGTGTAGATCGCGGCACCGTTGAGGAAGACGGTGATCTTTGCGCCGCAGGGGATGATGCCGCAGGTATCGACGCAGGCCTTCAGCTGCGCTCCGACGGGGATAGGGATGGGCAGGGTGAAGCAAATCTTGCCCAGGACAGGAACCTGGACGCAGACCTTCCGGGTGGCCGGATCGTACGACGCTCCCACGCAGACCTGGATGCGCAGCGCGTCCACATCCGGCAGTTGGGCGCGCAGGTTGTCGAAGTTGTCTGCCGAGGCCGCGTCGGAGAACCCGGCCACCGCGAAGTTCGGCAGATGCTCATCGCCGCCAGATGCCTTGGTTTGATTGCAATTGCAGTCGGACATGGTTTTTTCCTCTCTCGATTCGTTGCTGTTGAAGTCGGCCGGAGCCATGCAACTTGTCTGCTTCCGGCCGTAGGGGGTGCCTTCGCTTCGTTCGCGATACCGTGGGGGACGGAATCGACAACGGGGCGGAAGGCAGGCGGATTCTGTGAGCCGGCGGCGTCT comes from the Paracidovorax avenae ATCC 19860 genome and includes:
- the sbcB gene encoding exodeoxyribonuclease I, translated to MHTFFWHDYETFGADPRRDRPAQFAGIRTDADLNEIGEPVMMYCRPAPDYLPDPESCLLTGITPQLCLERGLPEHEFAARIEAELARPGTIGVGYNTIRFDDEITRFMFWRNLIDPYAREWQNECGRWDLLDVVRLTYALRPDGIEWPRKEDGSPSLKLEHLSRANGLVHEAAHDALSDVRATIALARLIRQRQPKLFEFALGLRRKDRVAAELRLPATADTARPFLHASGMFPADRGCLGILWPLASHPTNRNELIAWDLAHDPSELAGLDAARIRERLFTRTADLPEGVARLPVKSVHLNKSPMVVGNVNTLTPAMAQRWGIDMERAAAHAEIARALPDMSAIWAEVFARPKDAPADVDQDLYGGFVGNEDRRRLQRLRTLPPQELALARPGFDDERLEELAWRFRARNFPETLDEADRERWEALRVARLMEGEGGGLTFDALFARLDTLGETADERGEAILGALYEYAESIAPDF
- a CDS encoding NAD-dependent protein deacetylase, producing the protein MQKASLPISDGPVPLPASAGGLDALLAWARACPRLFVLTGAGCSTASGIPDYRDEGGAWKRSPPVTYQAFMGDEAVRRRYWARSMIGWRVMGGAAPGAAHHALAALEAMGRVEMLLTQNVDGLHTAAGQQRVIDLHGRIDTVRCMACEARMPRADLQSWLEARNPAWAVLEAAAAPDGDADLDGRDFSAFELPACPHCGGGPLKPDVVFFGESVPRERVEAARAALARSDGLLVAGSSLMVYSGFRFVQAAADAGLPVAAVNRGVTRADGLIAVKVEDDVGRVLGALAQALAPAGGMPPGA
- a CDS encoding sigma-54-dependent Fis family transcriptional regulator, with protein sequence MQSSLHGGEAAQAAAFAPLPSARVIAESHERSRSFGLQRHASADLQPLAPDALAWAVARNDALCAHALPVMETLSAQIAGTQSMVLLTDAQGVVLHALGDEEFLGRAHRVALRPGGTWSERSKGTNAIGTALALGDAVQVNGDEHFLAANQFLTCSCAPICDPLGQVIGALDVSGDRHQQSAHTLALVRMSARMVENHLFGKVYEDAVRLRFHARPEFLGTLVEGLAAFTPEGRFLAANRSGQFQLGMSANALQAQTFPSLFGMPMSALLAHARGAMPRPLQLALPGGVVVNAMVEFRPKGAAALGWMVQGRDEDAPTAAPAAPASATATRPRPVAPVPAGGPRLSGLRYLDTGDAQLAQVIDRVSRVLGSDVPMLILGETGTGKELLARAIHQDGPRARGPFVAVNCASIPETLIEAELFGYEEGAFTGARRKGSVGKIAQAHGGTLFLDEIGDMPLAMQARLLRVLQERTVAPLGSARQIPVDVHVLCATHRNLRDMMARGVFRDDLYYRLNGLVVRLPALRERSDLRVIVQRLLQAQDRERAAEGSAPGWPRPRRTAPLRVSPRAMELFLRHCWPGNLRQLSNALRTAALMAGDADEIDIGHLPEDLFDEVPPAAASAAPVPAGPQGDAGASVWGTGPCPPGRSAARRPEPAAVRSWDETVEDALRHALSVHGGNVSAVARALGVSRNTVYRRLKAMDGTAAHH
- a CDS encoding DUF779 domain-containing protein produces the protein MTTTAPPVSAPPGSATRVSATPEAVALIERLQAQHGPLMFHQSGGCCDGSAPMCFARGEFMLGDSDVLLGEIAGTPFYMSESQFAYWEHTHLIIDAVPGNGGMFSLERPTGLRFLTRSRLYGDAEWAAIEALGPPPRGAV
- the adhP gene encoding alcohol dehydrogenase AdhP, which produces MLPKTMKAAVVREFGKPLTIEEAPVPTPADDQILVKIEASGVCHTDLHAAEGDWPVKPNPPFIPGHEGVGFVAAIGRNVKHVKEGDRVGVPWLHSACGCCTHCLGGWETLCESQSNTGYSVNGGFADYALADPNFVGHLPKDVGFVDIAPVLCAGVTVYKGLKVTDTKPGDWVVISGIGGLGHMAVQYAKAMGLNVAAVDVEDDKLELAKKLGASVTVNAKTTDPAAYLQKEIGGAHGALVTAVSPKAFEQALGMVRRGGTVSLNGLPPGNFPLPIFDMVLRGVTVRGSIVGTRLDLQESLDFAARGQVKATVATEKLENINDVFARMHKGQIQGRIVLDMAAH